Proteins encoded together in one Dehalogenimonas sp. THU2 window:
- a CDS encoding aminodeoxychorismate/anthranilate synthase component II gives MSRPPLRKVSMNDKPVIIIDNYDSFVYNLAQYVGEMGFTPLVFRNDRITLKRIAEIAPGHLIISPGPGTPDDAGISNAVIRRFAGKIPIMGVCLGHQCIGQVFGGRITAAAQPTHGKSSPVSHDGRTIFAGLHSPIEGGRYHSLVIDPDSLPDCIEVSATADGVIMGIRHRRFVIEGVQFHPESIMTGAGHDIIRNFLSLREAVQSEVLSCSN, from the coding sequence ATGAGTCGCCCGCCCCTCCGTAAGGTCAGCATGAACGATAAACCGGTCATCATCATCGACAACTACGACTCCTTCGTCTACAACCTGGCGCAGTACGTCGGTGAAATGGGCTTTACCCCGCTGGTCTTCCGCAATGACCGGATCACCCTGAAACGCATCGCCGAAATCGCCCCCGGACACCTGATCATCTCCCCGGGTCCGGGGACACCGGACGACGCCGGTATCTCGAACGCCGTTATCCGCCGCTTCGCCGGCAAGATCCCCATCATGGGCGTCTGCCTGGGGCACCAGTGCATCGGCCAGGTCTTCGGCGGGCGCATCACTGCCGCGGCGCAGCCGACCCACGGCAAGAGTTCTCCGGTAAGCCATGACGGCCGGACCATCTTCGCCGGCCTGCACAGCCCCATAGAAGGCGGGCGCTACCACTCGCTGGTCATCGACCCGGACTCCCTGCCGGACTGCATTGAGGTCAGCGCCACCGCCGATGGTGTCATCATGGGGATCCGGCACCGGCGCTTCGTCATCGAGGGGGTGCAGTTCCACCCGGAGTCCATCATGACTGGCGCCGGACACGATATCATCCGCAATTTTCTGTCACTGCGAGAGGCGGTCCAATCTGAGGTCTTGTCTTGCTCGAACTAG
- the pabB gene encoding aminodeoxychorismate synthase component I codes for MSKLPIIEEWPTTLTPADIFHALRDEPGVFFLDSGMAGGRSAGVFFLDSGMAGGRSGRYSFAGSQPFLTFTSRGRRITITRSDAVENCSDDPFDTLGRLLDEYKLDRNDARMPFTGGAVGYISYDAGRHLEKLPRNATDDLKLSEFRFGFYDVIFAYDHLENRGYIVSTGFPALDETARIDRAVHRIGEFRQRMSATRPVDSAMEVPSEVEAPPAVKSNFTRKSYMAAVERARQYIIAGDIFEVNLSQRFEVELKFAPPELYQRLRRINPAPFAAFLNCGEFSIISASPERFLKLDGIAVETRPIKGTRKRGGTPEEDHRLAAELIASEKDRAENMMIVDLERNDLGRVCRYGSVKVTELAALETFPTVFHLTSTVTGELAEGKDRIDLLKAAFPGGSITGAPKVRSMEIIDELEPVRRGIYTGAIGWLGFNGDLDLNIAIRTIVARGRKTWFQVGGAVTFDSDPEAEYQETLHKARALFQALGGGKLGVGATHESPAPP; via the coding sequence ATGAGCAAACTTCCGATAATCGAGGAATGGCCAACCACCCTCACCCCCGCTGACATTTTCCATGCCCTGCGGGACGAGCCCGGTGTTTTCTTTCTCGACAGCGGCATGGCCGGAGGCAGATCAGCCGGTGTTTTCTTTCTCGACAGCGGCATGGCCGGAGGCAGATCAGGCCGGTACTCCTTCGCCGGCAGCCAGCCTTTTCTTACCTTCACCAGCCGCGGGCGGCGCATCACCATCACCCGCAGCGATGCCGTAGAGAACTGCTCCGACGATCCGTTTGACACGCTGGGACGTCTGCTCGATGAATACAAGCTCGACCGGAACGATGCACGAATGCCCTTCACCGGCGGCGCCGTCGGTTACATTTCCTACGACGCCGGACGCCACCTGGAGAAACTGCCCCGGAACGCGACGGATGACCTGAAGCTTTCCGAGTTCCGTTTCGGTTTTTACGATGTCATCTTCGCGTACGATCATCTTGAAAACCGCGGTTATATCGTCAGTACAGGGTTTCCCGCGCTTGATGAAACGGCCAGGATAGATCGCGCCGTCCACCGAATCGGGGAATTCAGGCAGCGGATGTCCGCGACCCGTCCAGTCGATTCTGCGATGGAGGTGCCGTCCGAGGTTGAAGCGCCGCCAGCCGTGAAAAGCAACTTCACCAGGAAATCATATATGGCGGCGGTGGAACGTGCCAGACAATACATCATCGCCGGGGATATCTTCGAGGTCAACCTGTCTCAGCGTTTCGAGGTGGAATTGAAATTCGCGCCGCCTGAACTGTACCAGCGCTTGCGACGCATCAATCCCGCCCCCTTCGCCGCCTTTCTCAATTGCGGGGAGTTTTCGATTATTTCCGCCTCCCCGGAGCGCTTTCTCAAGCTCGATGGCATCGCCGTCGAGACCCGGCCTATCAAGGGCACCCGTAAACGCGGCGGCACGCCGGAAGAAGACCACCGCCTTGCCGCCGAACTCATAGCCAGTGAAAAAGACCGCGCCGAGAACATGATGATCGTTGACCTTGAACGCAACGACCTCGGCCGGGTCTGCCGCTATGGTTCGGTGAAAGTGACCGAACTGGCCGCGCTGGAAACTTTCCCCACCGTTTTTCACCTGACCTCGACGGTCACCGGCGAACTGGCCGAAGGTAAAGACCGGATCGACCTGCTGAAAGCCGCCTTTCCCGGCGGTTCCATCACCGGCGCCCCCAAGGTGCGGTCGATGGAAATCATCGACGAACTGGAACCGGTGCGTCGCGGCATCTACACCGGGGCCATCGGTTGGCTCGGCTTCAACGGCGACCTCGACCTGAACATCGCCATCCGCACCATCGTCGCCAGGGGCAGGAAAACCTGGTTTCAAGTCGGCGGCGCCGTCACCTTCGACTCCGATCCGGAAGCGGAATACCAGGAAACCCTACACAAAGCGCGGGCGCTCTTCCAAGCTTTGGGGGGTGGAAAATTGGGTGTAGGGGCGACTCATGAGTCGCCCGCCCCTCCGTAA
- a CDS encoding prephenate dehydrogenase yields MKKTAIIGGYGKMGAWFARLLKKEGHQVTVIGRDKDKLAAVATELGVAATDRLSSISDADIVIISVPVDNFETVCRDLAPFVQPHHKIFDLTSVKVMPVAAMHRHFKGAQILGIHPVFGPGAESLKGQNVILTPTDDAEAALAARVSEWLTARGSRVRITSPEEHDRLMSISLGLAHFIAIVTADALVSLDKLTEMSGAGGITYKALLTLVESVLSEDPSLYASLQLNLPSLPETEALFSDRARDWAEMVKEGRREEFVSRMSALKSKLEAANPDFGASYQKLYHLANRRQE; encoded by the coding sequence TTGAAAAAGACAGCCATCATCGGCGGTTACGGCAAGATGGGCGCCTGGTTCGCCCGCCTCCTGAAAAAAGAAGGTCATCAGGTGACCGTCATCGGCCGCGACAAGGACAAGCTGGCCGCTGTCGCCACGGAACTCGGCGTGGCTGCCACCGACCGGCTGAGCAGTATCAGCGACGCCGATATCGTTATCATCTCGGTGCCGGTGGACAATTTCGAGACGGTCTGCCGCGACCTTGCCCCGTTCGTACAGCCTCATCACAAGATATTCGATCTGACCTCGGTCAAGGTGATGCCGGTGGCGGCGATGCACCGCCATTTCAAGGGAGCCCAAATCCTCGGCATCCATCCGGTCTTCGGCCCCGGTGCCGAGAGCCTCAAGGGTCAGAACGTGATCCTGACCCCGACCGATGACGCAGAGGCCGCGTTAGCCGCCAGGGTATCGGAGTGGCTCACCGCTCGCGGCTCCCGCGTCCGCATCACCTCGCCGGAGGAGCATGACCGGCTGATGTCCATCTCCCTGGGGCTGGCGCACTTCATCGCCATCGTCACCGCCGATGCCCTGGTCAGTCTCGACAAATTGACCGAAATGAGCGGCGCCGGCGGCATCACCTATAAGGCCCTCCTGACGCTGGTCGAGAGCGTGTTATCGGAAGACCCGTCGCTCTACGCGTCGCTGCAACTCAACCTGCCCTCTCTGCCGGAAACGGAAGCCCTCTTCAGCGACCGCGCGCGCGACTGGGCGGAGATGGTCAAAGAAGGCCGCCGGGAAGAGTTCGTCAGCCGTATGAGCGCCCTCAAATCCAAACTGGAAGCCGCCAACCCTGATTTCGGCGCCTCCTATCAGAAACTTTACCACCTCGCCAATCGCCGCCAGGAATAA
- the pheA gene encoding prephenate dehydratase has product MSLEELRRRVDELDDNIVELLAERLSIAEAIGREKAAGEVPPQDLGRERLVIEHVTGAAAARGMTADEVTELYRSIIKLARQRQARSVAFQGEAGAYSEQAAFQYFGSRAAVKACESLEGVFKEVESGTVQFGIIPMENSIEGSISRSYDLMLESSLMVSGELHLRVNHCLIGNPDATLDSIRRVYSHPQALGQCGHFLRQMGFELIPTYDTAGSVKLIKEKCIMDGAAIASERAAVIYGMKILARDIQDNPNNFTRFFAIGRKDAPPSGDDKTSLVFAVKHRPGALYEFLRILAEHKINLTKIESRPTRKKAWEYNFYLDFEGHRQDENFRAALPALEEHVLFIKILGSYPKAK; this is encoded by the coding sequence ATGAGCCTGGAAGAACTGCGCCGCCGCGTCGATGAACTCGACGATAACATCGTCGAACTCCTAGCCGAGCGCCTGTCGATCGCGGAAGCCATCGGCCGGGAAAAGGCGGCTGGGGAAGTGCCGCCGCAGGATCTTGGGCGTGAACGGTTGGTCATCGAGCACGTGACCGGCGCCGCCGCCGCCCGGGGCATGACCGCCGACGAGGTGACAGAGCTCTACCGCTCGATCATCAAACTCGCCCGCCAGCGCCAGGCGCGCAGCGTCGCCTTCCAGGGCGAGGCCGGCGCCTATTCGGAACAGGCCGCATTTCAATACTTCGGCTCCCGCGCCGCGGTGAAAGCCTGCGAGTCGCTGGAAGGCGTCTTTAAGGAAGTGGAGAGCGGCACCGTCCAGTTTGGCATCATCCCCATGGAGAACTCCATCGAGGGCAGCATCTCCCGTTCTTACGACCTGATGCTGGAGTCCAGCCTGATGGTCTCCGGAGAGCTGCATCTGCGGGTCAACCACTGCCTCATCGGCAACCCGGACGCCACCCTGGACAGCATCCGGCGCGTCTATTCCCACCCCCAGGCGCTGGGGCAATGCGGCCATTTCCTGCGCCAGATGGGCTTCGAACTCATCCCCACCTACGATACCGCCGGCTCGGTCAAACTCATTAAAGAAAAATGCATCATGGACGGCGCCGCCATCGCCTCGGAACGCGCCGCCGTCATCTACGGCATGAAAATCCTGGCTCGGGATATCCAGGACAACCCCAACAACTTCACCCGTTTCTTCGCCATCGGGCGAAAGGACGCCCCACCCTCCGGCGATGACAAGACCTCGCTGGTATTCGCGGTGAAGCACCGGCCCGGCGCGCTGTATGAATTCCTGCGCATCCTGGCCGAGCATAAGATCAACCTGACCAAGATCGAGAGCCGCCCCACCCGCAAGAAGGCCTGGGAGTACAACTTCTACCTCGATTTCGAGGGTCACCGGCAGGATGAGAATTTCCGGGCGGCGCTGCCTGCTCTGGAAGAGCATGTTTTGTTCATCAAGATCCTGGGCTCGTACCCGAAGGCGAAATAG
- the aroC gene encoding chorismate synthase: protein MNNSLGEIFRITSFGESHGDCVGIVIDGCPAGLPLFVEDIQREADKRKSGRSRPLATARKEEDRVEIFSGVFNDRTTGAPICLAIWNRNIDSSEYEKVKDLIRPGHADFTAFEKYGGFHDWRGSGRFSGRITAGFVMAGAVAKKLLSTIGVEVVAHTVEIGGVKSNPPPSVADIRAAMVENEVSCADASAAARMIEAIKEAGRDGDSVGGIIEARVEGLPVGVGEPVFDTLEGCLAKAYFAIPAVKGVDFGAGFNAARMRGSEDNDAYDVMDGRIVTTTNNAGGILGGISSGMPLVARLAVKPTPSIAKLQRSVDLSTNEPTTIAVGGRHDTCIVPRAAAVAESMTAVVLADLAIRAGKIGRVLK from the coding sequence GTGAATAACTCCCTGGGAGAGATTTTTCGTATTACCAGCTTCGGTGAGAGCCACGGCGACTGCGTCGGCATCGTTATCGACGGCTGCCCCGCCGGCCTGCCGCTCTTTGTCGAAGACATCCAGCGCGAAGCCGACAAGCGTAAGAGCGGCCGCAGCCGCCCCCTGGCTACCGCCCGTAAAGAGGAAGACCGCGTGGAGATTTTCTCCGGGGTCTTTAACGACCGCACCACCGGCGCGCCCATCTGCCTGGCTATCTGGAACCGCAATATCGACTCCTCGGAATACGAGAAGGTCAAGGACCTCATCCGGCCCGGCCACGCCGATTTCACCGCCTTTGAAAAATACGGCGGGTTTCACGACTGGCGCGGCTCCGGCCGGTTTTCCGGCCGCATCACCGCCGGCTTCGTCATGGCCGGCGCGGTCGCAAAAAAACTGCTTTCGACCATCGGCGTGGAAGTAGTGGCCCATACCGTCGAGATCGGCGGAGTGAAAAGCAATCCTCCCCCAAGCGTCGCCGATATCCGGGCAGCGATGGTTGAAAACGAGGTCTCCTGCGCCGACGCCTCGGCAGCCGCCAGGATGATAGAAGCCATTAAAGAGGCGGGTCGCGACGGGGATTCGGTGGGCGGCATTATCGAGGCGCGGGTGGAAGGCCTGCCGGTGGGTGTCGGCGAGCCGGTATTCGACACCCTGGAAGGCTGCCTCGCCAAGGCCTATTTCGCCATACCGGCCGTCAAGGGCGTGGATTTCGGCGCCGGATTCAACGCCGCCCGGATGAGAGGGTCGGAGGACAACGACGCTTACGATGTCATGGACGGCCGGATCGTCACCACCACCAACAACGCCGGCGGCATTTTAGGCGGCATCAGCAGCGGCATGCCGCTGGTCGCCCGACTGGCGGTGAAGCCGACGCCCTCCATCGCCAAATTACAGCGTAGCGTGGATTTATCCACTAACGAACCCACCACCATCGCCGTCGGCGGCCGGCACGATACCTGCATCGTGCCCCGCGCCGCCGCGGTGGCTGAATCGATGACCGCCGTCGTGCTGGCCGATCTGGCCATCCGCGCCGGTAAGATAGGAAGAGTGCTTAAATGA
- the aroA gene encoding 3-phosphoshikimate 1-carboxyvinyltransferase: MKASISKSVVSGAIAAPPSKSYTIRALFAAALAEGVSRISNPLVADDTEAAAEVLAQLGAVIERQPGVWTVSGGHLKPPRQNLNCRQSAATLRFLAPVCAMLDGESRITFDPGLARRPMTPILEVFSQLSVESELTDTCLDIHGGGSRFQTGVVSLPGNISSQFISGLLLAAPLAPDGLNVRLTTPAESRDYLRMTVYCLRRFGIVVETAGNLTEFRVQHQAYQAADYTVEGDWSSASYFIGLGAIAGGLTVTGLNENSFQADRFMLNCLRRMGAGVNIAGDSVTVSPSPLRAVEIDLNEAIDLLPTVACLAAVAEGESAITGLERARLKESDRVSAVAGNLKRMGIEVVEEAGRMTVTGGTPRGAVIDSHDDHRIAMAFAMLAATCGDTVIEGAGCVAKTYPGFWQDFETAGGKVIISE, from the coding sequence ATGAAAGCCAGCATCAGTAAAAGCGTCGTCAGCGGTGCCATCGCCGCCCCGCCCTCCAAGAGCTACACCATTCGCGCCCTTTTCGCTGCGGCATTGGCGGAGGGGGTGAGCCGCATATCCAACCCCCTGGTCGCCGACGACACCGAAGCCGCCGCGGAGGTTCTGGCGCAGCTCGGCGCCGTCATCGAGCGCCAGCCCGGCGTCTGGACCGTCTCCGGCGGGCATCTGAAACCGCCGCGCCAGAATTTGAACTGCCGCCAGTCGGCGGCCACGCTGCGTTTCCTGGCGCCGGTGTGCGCCATGCTGGATGGCGAGAGCCGCATCACCTTCGACCCCGGCCTGGCGCGGCGGCCGATGACCCCGATACTGGAGGTATTCAGTCAGTTAAGCGTAGAGTCGGAACTGACCGATACCTGCCTTGATATCCACGGCGGCGGCAGCCGGTTCCAGACCGGCGTGGTATCGTTGCCCGGCAACATCAGTTCGCAGTTCATTTCCGGCCTGTTGCTGGCCGCGCCCCTCGCCCCAGACGGGTTGAACGTTCGGCTGACCACCCCGGCGGAATCGAGGGACTACCTCCGGATGACGGTCTATTGTTTGCGACGTTTCGGGATCGTTGTCGAGACTGCCGGTAACCTCACCGAATTCCGGGTCCAGCACCAGGCTTACCAGGCTGCGGACTACACCGTCGAAGGTGACTGGTCCAGCGCCTCGTACTTCATCGGCCTGGGGGCCATCGCCGGCGGCTTGACGGTAACCGGGCTTAACGAGAACAGTTTTCAGGCCGACCGTTTCATGTTAAACTGCTTGCGCCGGATGGGCGCCGGAGTGAATATCGCCGGTGATTCGGTGACCGTCAGCCCCTCGCCGCTCCGGGCGGTAGAGATCGACCTCAATGAAGCCATCGATCTCCTCCCCACCGTGGCCTGCCTGGCCGCTGTGGCTGAGGGCGAGAGCGCCATCACTGGGTTGGAACGGGCCAGATTGAAAGAATCGGACCGTGTTTCGGCGGTAGCCGGCAACCTGAAGCGCATGGGTATAGAGGTCGTCGAGGAAGCTGGCCGGATGACCGTAACCGGCGGGACACCGCGCGGCGCGGTCATCGACAGCCATGACGACCACCGCATCGCCATGGCCTTCGCCATGCTGGCGGCAACCTGCGGCGACACAGTCATTGAAGGCGCCGGATGCGTCGCCAAAACCTATCCCGGCTTCTGGCAGGATTTTGAAACCGCCGGCGGAAAGGTGATCATAAGTGAATAA
- a CDS encoding shikimate kinase produces MKRNIALIGFMGSGKSSAGKRMARRLGYEFVEIDRLIEQQAGKSVAQIFAELGEPGFRDLEEEIINKVSVSARGAVIACGGGVVQRPVNIDRLRNSSHIVYLETDTASLQDRLSNSRNRPLLEHPDRDRIIADLHTARRPLYEAAADITVKTGGRPFAAVINEIIEKLGIDESQHQ; encoded by the coding sequence ATGAAACGCAATATCGCTCTCATCGGCTTCATGGGCTCCGGCAAATCCAGCGCTGGTAAAAGAATGGCCCGGCGGCTGGGCTATGAATTTGTGGAAATCGACCGGCTTATCGAACAGCAGGCCGGTAAAAGTGTCGCTCAGATATTCGCCGAGCTGGGAGAACCGGGCTTCCGGGATTTGGAAGAGGAGATCATTAATAAGGTAAGCGTATCCGCCCGCGGCGCCGTCATCGCCTGCGGCGGCGGCGTAGTACAGAGGCCGGTCAACATCGACCGCCTGAGAAACTCGTCGCATATCGTTTACCTGGAAACCGATACCGCCAGCCTCCAGGACCGTCTCTCCAACAGCCGGAACCGGCCATTGCTGGAACATCCGGACCGTGACCGGATCATAGCGGATCTTCATACCGCGCGGAGGCCGCTTTACGAGGCGGCGGCGGATATCACGGTCAAGACCGGAGGGCGCCCCTTCGCCGCCGTTATCAATGAGATTATTGAAAAACTGGGGATAGATGAAAGCCAGCATCAGTAA
- a CDS encoding shikimate dehydrogenase, which produces MITADTRVIALIGDPVGHSVSPAMHDAAFKALGLNYIYLAFRVPVAGLAQAIEGIRGLGLAGANVTIPHKTAVLPLLDSVNSQANRIGAVNTIMNQNGRLIGYNTDASGFLAALKGGSFEPEGKKAVVLGAGGVARAAVFALGDAGASVAIVNRTAAAARKLAGETGSSVFEMTENGFHAALEGVSLVVNATSVGMSPDDGSTPLPATFLRPGMTVIDTVYRPRRTRLLAEAEAAGCTVVGGLEMLVEQGALAFELWTGIPAPRQVMRQAAAEALLP; this is translated from the coding sequence ATGATCACCGCCGATACCAGAGTCATTGCCCTCATCGGCGACCCGGTAGGACACTCGGTGTCCCCGGCGATGCACGACGCCGCGTTCAAGGCGCTGGGGCTGAATTACATTTACCTGGCCTTCCGGGTGCCGGTTGCCGGTCTAGCCCAGGCGATCGAAGGTATCAGAGGCTTGGGACTCGCTGGCGCCAACGTCACTATCCCGCATAAGACGGCGGTACTGCCTCTCCTCGACAGCGTCAATTCCCAGGCAAACCGCATCGGCGCCGTCAATACCATTATGAACCAGAACGGCCGGCTCATCGGCTACAACACCGATGCCTCGGGTTTTCTTGCCGCGCTGAAAGGCGGTTCTTTCGAACCGGAAGGCAAGAAGGCGGTCGTCCTCGGTGCCGGCGGGGTGGCCCGCGCGGCCGTATTCGCCCTGGGGGATGCCGGGGCTTCGGTAGCCATCGTCAATCGCACGGCGGCCGCCGCCCGGAAACTGGCCGGTGAAACCGGCTCCAGCGTATTTGAAATGACCGAAAACGGCTTCCACGCGGCGCTTGAGGGTGTCTCCCTGGTGGTCAACGCCACCAGCGTCGGCATGAGCCCTGACGATGGTTCGACGCCGCTGCCCGCCACCTTTTTGCGACCTGGCATGACAGTCATCGACACCGTTTACCGCCCCCGGCGGACCCGCCTCCTGGCGGAGGCCGAAGCGGCGGGCTGCACCGTCGTCGGCGGGCTGGAGATGCTAGTCGAGCAGGGCGCGCTGGCATTTGAGCTTTGGACCGGTATTCCCGCGCCGCGGCAGGTCATGCGGCAGGCGGCCGCCGAGGCGTTGCTCCCATGA
- a CDS encoding type I 3-dehydroquinate dehydratase: MNPAICAVITSSDEAAIAAAAPLADLYEVRIDLIGESWAGLARKLTKPWMACNRLATEGGAWRGTEAKRKQELLRALDMGASIIDLELATPNLEKMVELVKKRARCLVSHHDFTGTPASGMLIDIIKKELAAGADICKLVTTATIFDDNLRLLRLYGEFSDHNLICFGMGETGLLSRVMAPLAGAAFTYAALQTGRPSAPGQLTVAQMAELYRMIER; this comes from the coding sequence ATGAACCCTGCCATCTGCGCCGTCATAACCTCGTCCGATGAGGCGGCGATCGCCGCCGCCGCGCCGCTAGCCGATCTCTATGAGGTCAGGATCGACCTTATCGGCGAGTCCTGGGCCGGGTTGGCCCGGAAGCTGACCAAGCCATGGATGGCCTGCAACCGCCTCGCCACCGAGGGCGGGGCCTGGCGGGGAACGGAGGCCAAACGCAAGCAGGAACTGTTGAGAGCGCTCGACATGGGCGCCTCGATCATCGACCTGGAACTGGCCACCCCCAACCTGGAAAAGATGGTTGAACTGGTCAAAAAAAGAGCCCGCTGCCTGGTCTCTCACCATGATTTTACCGGCACCCCTGCTTCCGGGATGCTGATCGACATTATTAAAAAGGAACTGGCTGCCGGGGCCGATATATGCAAGTTGGTGACCACCGCCACCATATTCGACGACAATCTCCGGCTACTCCGCCTGTACGGGGAGTTCAGCGATCATAACCTTATTTGCTTCGGCATGGGCGAGACCGGACTATTGAGCCGGGTGATGGCGCCACTCGCCGGAGCGGCATTCACCTATGCCGCCCTGCAGACCGGCCGTCCGTCGGCCCCTGGGCAATTGACGGTGGCCCAAATGGCCGAACTCTACCGGATGATCGAACGATGA
- the aroB gene encoding 3-dehydroquinate synthase: protein MTYQINVNLGERGYPVYMGEGLLGKLPEMLEHHGLGRRFVVITNRTVARLYGAGLVEALKTADRDVEMIAIPDGEAYKSLTVAGKLYESLSRRRVERNTPILALGGGVIGDLAGFVAATYQRGLPFVQVPTTLLAQVDSSIGGKVAVNTGRLKNMAGTFYQPVMVVSDTAALGSLPPKEIKNGLAEVIKCAVIEDTELFAFLEESTPVLLDKDPGALTYAVHRAAEVKARVVEKDERDQGLRHILNFGHTYGHAIECVSDFRIPHGTAVALGMAMAARLANRLELLNGADMERILRLITAAGLPVSIPVTRPAAVIAAMQHDKKVTEGRMKFILPTGIGSVVTRADIDPQIVAEVLSA, encoded by the coding sequence ATGACTTACCAGATAAACGTAAACCTTGGCGAACGCGGTTATCCCGTCTATATGGGTGAAGGCCTTCTGGGAAAATTACCCGAAATGCTGGAACACCACGGTCTGGGCCGGCGGTTCGTCGTCATCACCAACCGCACCGTCGCCCGCCTCTACGGCGCCGGCCTGGTAGAAGCCCTTAAAACGGCGGACCGCGATGTGGAGATGATCGCCATACCCGACGGCGAGGCTTACAAGTCGCTGACCGTCGCCGGCAAGCTTTATGAGAGTCTGTCCCGCCGGCGCGTCGAGCGGAACACCCCCATCCTGGCCCTCGGCGGCGGCGTCATCGGCGACCTGGCCGGCTTCGTGGCCGCCACCTATCAGCGCGGGTTGCCCTTCGTCCAGGTACCCACCACCCTGCTGGCCCAGGTGGACTCCAGCATCGGCGGCAAGGTCGCGGTGAACACCGGCAGGCTCAAGAACATGGCCGGAACCTTCTACCAACCGGTGATGGTAGTGAGCGACACCGCCGCCTTGGGCTCGTTGCCCCCCAAAGAGATCAAAAACGGGCTGGCCGAAGTCATCAAGTGCGCCGTCATCGAGGATACGGAGCTTTTCGCTTTCCTGGAAGAGAGCACGCCGGTACTGCTGGATAAAGACCCCGGGGCGTTGACCTACGCCGTGCACCGCGCTGCGGAGGTAAAAGCCCGTGTGGTTGAAAAAGACGAACGCGACCAGGGACTCCGCCACATCCTCAATTTCGGTCATACCTACGGCCATGCCATCGAGTGCGTCTCGGATTTCAGGATCCCCCACGGCACCGCGGTCGCCCTCGGTATGGCCATGGCCGCCCGGCTGGCCAACCGGCTTGAGCTGCTGAACGGCGCCGATATGGAACGCATTTTACGGCTCATCACCGCCGCCGGTCTGCCGGTGTCGATACCGGTCACCCGCCCCGCCGCCGTCATCGCCGCCATGCAGCATGATAAAAAAGTCACCGAAGGCCGAATGAAGTTCATCCTGCCCACCGGCATCGGCAGCGTCGTCACCAGAGCCGATATCGACCCTCAGATCGTCGCTGAAGTGCTGTCGGCATGA
- the aroF gene encoding 3-deoxy-7-phosphoheptulonate synthase, with protein MIIMKKDATPEQIQHVIDEVARAGLRTDVSRGQHLTVLGLVGDERRVDFAHLAALPGVKEARMIEAPYKLINREYSSAYGETSTHIIKIGPVEIGGEEPLFIAGPCAVESREALFRIAEQVKAAGAHVLRGGVFKPRSSVHSFQGLGSAGNDEAVEALTWLKEAGEAFGMPVVTEVRGEAQVELVSQFVDIIQIGSRNMYDQDLLQAAARKNLPVMFKRHFGASVEEFLCFAEYIAAEGNKDIILCERGIVPVGKGKNFTRYLLDLAAVPVVQKETFLPIIVDPSHATGRRDLIRSMSLASIAAGASGLMIEVHDRPEEALVDASQMISPAELKEIITVARQLRQIAVK; from the coding sequence ATGATCATCATGAAAAAGGACGCCACCCCGGAGCAGATTCAACACGTTATCGACGAAGTGGCCAGGGCAGGCCTGCGCACGGATGTCTCCCGCGGCCAGCATCTCACCGTGCTGGGCCTGGTCGGTGACGAACGCCGGGTGGATTTTGCCCACCTGGCGGCCCTTCCCGGAGTAAAGGAGGCTAGAATGATAGAGGCGCCCTATAAACTGATCAACAGGGAATACTCCAGCGCTTACGGCGAGACCAGCACGCATATAATCAAGATCGGCCCGGTCGAAATCGGTGGAGAAGAGCCGCTGTTCATCGCCGGCCCCTGCGCCGTGGAAAGCCGGGAAGCGTTGTTTCGCATCGCCGAACAGGTGAAGGCCGCCGGTGCCCATGTGCTCCGCGGCGGTGTCTTCAAGCCGCGCTCCAGCGTCCATTCCTTTCAGGGGCTGGGTTCGGCCGGTAATGACGAGGCCGTGGAAGCCCTGACCTGGCTCAAGGAAGCCGGTGAGGCTTTCGGCATGCCGGTGGTGACCGAGGTCCGCGGCGAGGCCCAGGTAGAGCTGGTCAGCCAGTTCGTCGATATCATCCAGATCGGCTCCCGCAATATGTACGACCAGGACCTGCTCCAGGCCGCCGCCCGTAAAAACCTCCCCGTCATGTTCAAGCGTCACTTCGGCGCCTCGGTGGAGGAGTTCTTGTGCTTCGCCGAGTACATCGCCGCCGAGGGCAACAAGGACATCATCCTGTGCGAGCGCGGCATCGTGCCGGTGGGCAAGGGCAAAAACTTCACCCGGTACCTCCTGGACCTGGCGGCGGTGCCGGTCGTCCAAAAGGAGACCTTTCTACCCATCATCGTCGACCCCAGCCACGCCACCGGCCGCCGGGATCTCATCCGTTCGATGAGCCTGGCTTCTATCGCCGCCGGCGCTTCCGGCCTGATGATAGAGGTCCACGACCGCCCGGAAGAAGCCTTGGTGGACGCCTCCCAGATGATCAGTCCCGCGGAACTTAAAGAGATCATCACCGTGGCAAGACAGTTGCGCCAAATTGCCGTAAAATAG